Proteins from one Oncorhynchus tshawytscha isolate Ot180627B linkage group LG16, Otsh_v2.0, whole genome shotgun sequence genomic window:
- the LOC112233077 gene encoding 60S ribosomal protein L22, translating into MAPVKKQSNKGSKGGKKKKQVLKFTLDCTHPVEDGIMDAANFEQFLQERIKVNGKAGNLGGGVVSIERSKSKITVSSEVPFSKRYLKYLTKKYLKKNNLRDWLRVVANTKESYELRYFQINQDEEEEEDED; encoded by the exons ATGGCTCCTGTG AAGAAACAGAGCAACAAAGGCTCCAAGGGTGGCAAGAAGAAGAAGCAGGTCCTGAAGTTCACTCTGGACTGCACCCACCCTGTTGAAGATGGCATCATGGATGCTGCCAACTTT GAGCAGTTCCTTCAGGAGCGCATCAAGGTGAACGGGAAAGCTGGCAACctgggtggtggtgtggtgtctaTTGAGAGGAGCAAGAGCAAGATCACTGTGTCTTCTGAGGTCCCCTTCTCCAAAAG ATATCTGAAATATCTGACCAAGAAGTACTTGAAGAAGAACAACCTTCGCGACTGGCTGCGTGTTGTGGCCAACACAAAGGAGAGCTACGAGCTACGCTACTTCCAGATCAaccaggatgaggaggaggaagaggatgaggattAA